The sequence CGACAACCGCTACAACTCCAAGGACTCCCGGTACAACCGCGAGACGCCGCGCGAAGGATTCGTCCCGATCGAGAACATCGTGGGCAAGGCGTTCGTCGTGAGCTGGCCGGTCTCGAATTGGGAGTGGCTCGGCAATTATCCCGAGGTCTTCGCGGGAGTCGACGAGGCGAGCGACTGAGATGGTCGCAGGTGGTCGCCCGCCGTCGTTGAAGACGGAGCGTGCGCTGTTCGACGACGGCGCGCCCATCGTGCTCGCGTGCGACGAGGTCGGCCGGGGCGCCCTCGCCGGTCCGGTGACGATCGGTCTCGTGCTGATCGATGCATCCGTCAAGCGCATCCCCGCGGGACTGCGCGATTCCAAGCTCCTGCCCGAGCCGAAGCGCGAGCAGCTCGCACCCCGCGCCGCGGGCTGGGTGCGAGCCTGGGCGGTCGGCGAGGCCTCCTCGAGCGAGATCGACCAGCTCGGCATCATGGCCTGCCTCGGTCTTGCCGGCGCGCGGGCCTATCGGGCGCTTGCCGAGACCTGCGACGTCGCGGCGGGGGCGCCGCTGCTGCTCGACGGCAACTACGACTACCTGAGCGCCTCGATCGAGCGGCGGGCACACGTGATCACCCGGATCAAGGGCGACCGGGACTGCGCCTCGATCTCGGCCGCGTCGGTGATCGCCAAGGTGCATCGCGACCGCGGCATGCGCAGCTCGCACGACGACCTTCCGGTCTACGGCTGGGCTGAGAACAAGGGCTATTCGACGCGCGCGCACTTCGCGGCCATCGAGGAGCACGGTCCGAGCGCACTGCATCGCCACACGTGGCTGCACGACCGCTCACGGCTCGAAGAGGCGGCACCGGCGCTGTTCGACCTCGGCGTAGGATGAGTGGCGATGGATGAGGACGAGTTCGACGACTACGACCGCGAAGTCGAGTTGGCCCTGTACCGCGAGTACCGCGACATCGTGTCGCAGTTCCAGTACGTGGTCGAGACCGAGCGACGCTTCTATCTCGCGAACGAGGTCGAGCTGGTCCGCCGCGACACCGAGCACGACTTCTATTTCGAGCTCGCGATGAAAGACGTGTGGGTGTGGGATGTCTACCGCGCCGACCGGTTCGTGAAGTCGGTGCGCGTGCTCACGTTCAAAGACGTGAACATCGAAGAGCTCGCGACGCGTGAGTTCGAACTCCCCAAGGAGCTCGCGCTCGACGAGTGAGCCGCTGACGGCTCCTCCACAGGTGGCCGGCTCGGTGCACAGTCGACGGATGCGTCCAGCGCACCGTGTGCGGGCACGCCGGTCCGCGACCCTGGTCGCGGAGGTGGTGCCCGATGGCACACAACACAGAGCTCGGCCGGCTCGGGGAGGACCTCGCCGCGGCGTTCCTCGAAGGTCGGGGCATGCAGATCGTGGCGCGCAACTGGCGCTGCCAGCACGGTGAGATCGACCTCGTCGCGAGAGACGGCCGCGACACCGTCGTCGTTGAGGTGAAGACCCGGCGGAGCGATGCGTTCGGGCACCCGTTCGAGGCGATCACGCCGCAGAAACTGGGACGGCTGCGTCGCCTGGCCGCCGCATGGTGCCGGCGCGACGACGGGCCGTCGACGCCGATCGGCGGGGTCCGCATCGACGCGGTCGCGGTGCTCGTGCCCGACGAACTGCCCGCGGTGATCGATCACCTCGAGGGGGTGCAGTGATGCCGGTCGGTCGCACGAGGTCGGTCGCGCTCCTCGGGCTGGCGGGCTCGATCGTCGAGGTCGAGGCCGACATCTCGAGTCAGCTGCCGGCGTTTGTCATCGTCGGCCTGCCCGACGCCGCGCTCTCCCAAGCGCGCGACCGCGTGCGGTCGGCGGCGACCAACGCCGGGTGCCCGTTGCCGCAGCGGCGGGTGACGGTCAACCTCTCGCCGGCCTCGCTGCCCAAGCAGGGTTCCGCGTTCGACCTCTCGAAACCAAGGAGTTTA is a genomic window of Agromyces protaetiae containing:
- a CDS encoding DUF2469 family protein, which translates into the protein MDEDEFDDYDREVELALYREYRDIVSQFQYVVETERRFYLANEVELVRRDTEHDFYFELAMKDVWVWDVYRADRFVKSVRVLTFKDVNIEELATREFELPKELALDE
- a CDS encoding ribonuclease HII, with the translated sequence MVAGGRPPSLKTERALFDDGAPIVLACDEVGRGALAGPVTIGLVLIDASVKRIPAGLRDSKLLPEPKREQLAPRAAGWVRAWAVGEASSSEIDQLGIMACLGLAGARAYRALAETCDVAAGAPLLLDGNYDYLSASIERRAHVITRIKGDRDCASISAASVIAKVHRDRGMRSSHDDLPVYGWAENKGYSTRAHFAAIEEHGPSALHRHTWLHDRSRLEEAAPALFDLGVG
- a CDS encoding YraN family protein produces the protein MAHNTELGRLGEDLAAAFLEGRGMQIVARNWRCQHGEIDLVARDGRDTVVVEVKTRRSDAFGHPFEAITPQKLGRLRRLAAAWCRRDDGPSTPIGGVRIDAVAVLVPDELPAVIDHLEGVQ